The Xiphophorus maculatus strain JP 163 A chromosome 23, X_maculatus-5.0-male, whole genome shotgun sequence genome contains a region encoding:
- the sparc gene encoding SPARC produces the protein MRVWIVFLLCLAGHAIAAPAEEEPVVEELVTEEPVVEETEVGTNPVQVEVGEFDEAIEIEDVVENPCLNYHCKKGKVCEVDDSNTPMCVCQDPSTCPAAEGEFEHVCGTDNKTFDSSCHFFATKCALEGTKKGHKLHLDYIGPCKYIEPCLDNELSEFPLRMRDWLKNVLVTLYERDEDNNMLTEKQKLRVKKIFENEKRLQAGEHSLDLLARDFEKNYNMYIFPVHWQFGQLDQHPVDGYLTHSELAPLRAPLIPMEHCTTRFFETCDADGDKYIALEEWASCFGIKEQDVDKDFII, from the exons GCTGAGGAGGAGCCAGTTGTGGAGGAGCTGGTTACTGAAGAGCCAGTTGTTGAG GAAACAGAGGTGGGAACCAACCCAGTGCAGGTGGAGGTTGGAGAGTTTGATGAAGCCATCGAGATTGAAGATGTTGTTGAGA ATCCTTGCCTGAACTACCACTGCAAGAAGGGCAAAGTGTGTGAGGTTGATGACAGCAACACCCCCATGTGTGTGTGCCAGGACCCCTCCACCTGCCCTGCTGCCGAAGGAGAGTTTGAGCAT gTCTGCGGCACTGACAACAAGACCTTTGATTCCTCCTGCCACTTCTTTGCCACTAAGTGCGCTCTGGAGGGAACCAAGAAGGGCCACAAGCTGCACCTGGACTACATTGGACCCTGCAAAT ACATCGAGCCCTGCCTGGACAACGAGCTGAGCGAGTTCCCTCTCCGCATGAGGGACTGGCTGAAGAACGTTCTGGTGACTCTGTACGAGCGCGACGAGGACAACAACATGCTGACCGAGAAGCAGAAGCTTAGG GTGAAGAAGATCTTTGAGAACGAGAAGAGGCTGCAGGCTGGTGAGCACTCTCTGGACCTCCTGGCCCGTGACTTCGAGAAGAACTACAACATGTACATCTTCCCCGTCCACTGGCAGTTCGGCCAGCTTGACCAGCACCCCGTCGACGG atACCTGACCCACTCAGAGCTCGCCCCCCTGCGTGCTCCCCTCATTCCCATGGAGCATTGCACCACTCGCTTCTTCGAGACTTGTGATGCCGACGGCGACAAATACATCGCCCTGGAGGAGTGGGCTTCCTGCTTTGGCATCAAAGAGC aGGATGTGGACAAAGACTTCATCATCTAA